The following are encoded in a window of Pseudomonas multiresinivorans genomic DNA:
- the rpsU gene encoding 30S ribosomal protein S21 gives MPAVKVKENEPFDVALRRFKRSCEKAGVLAEVRSREFYEKPTAERKRKAAAAVKRHAKKVQREQRRRERLY, from the coding sequence ATGCCCGCCGTCAAAGTTAAAGAGAACGAACCCTTCGACGTAGCTCTGCGTCGTTTCAAGCGCTCCTGCGAAAAAGCAGGCGTACTGGCCGAAGTCCGTAGCCGTGAGTTCTACGAAAAGCCGACCGCCGAGCGTAAGCGCAAGGCCGCTGCCGCTGTTAAGCGTCACGCCAAGAAAGTGCAGCGCGAACAGCGCCGCCGCGAGCGCCTGTACTGA